In the Profundibacter amoris genome, AACAACACGCTGTATGACAATGACGAACTGAACAATGCATCGGTCAGCAACGACGGTTCCTTCAACCAGAATGGTGACGCCAATGGCGGTACTGCAACGGCCAGCGAAGGCATCGGCAACTCCGGTTACGGCGGTGAAGGCGGCGGCAATGCTGACGCCAATGGCGCCGATGGCTACGCTGATGCATACGGTGGTGAATCCGATGCAACCGGTGGGTCCTTTGAAGACGTTGACGGCGGCTCGAATGATGCCGGACACGGTGGCGATGGCGCAGGCGCCGGAGCAATGTCGGCAGGTCTTGGCGGACTTGGTGGCGGATCCGGTTCAGGCGGTGACGGCGGTTCGTCCGATGCAGGCGACGGTGGTGCAGCCACTGGCGTAGGTGTTGGTGTCGGGCTTGGCCTGATCGCAGCCGGGCTGGGCCTGGGTGCCGGTGAAGGTGGCGCAGGCGGCGACAGCGGCGACGCTGACGGCGGCAACGGACCTGGTGTCGGTGTCGGCATCGGTGTCGGTGTTGGCGTAGCAGATGCCATGGGTGGCATGGGCGGAATGGGCGGAGGCGCTATTGGCGCCGGTGCCAGCGCTGGTGACGCAACTGGTGGATATGCCGGAGGCAACGATGCGGCCGTTCACGGTGGCAACGGTGGTGACGGTGGCATGGCCTGGACGGGTGCTGGCGGCAACGGGACCGCTGCCGGTAGCTGGGGTTCGGGCAATGGCGATGACGGTTATGTAACCGGCACATCGGCAGCCGATGCCTCGTCTGTTGTCAACACCACAGCCTTTAACCAGAACATCGTAATGGGTGCCAATGTGCTTGGCAACTCGGTCGATATGACGGTTGTTGGCGGGTCGCTTGACTCGACCCTGATCGGCGACGACGCAACCGGATAACCGGTTCGGACGATAACAACGGCCTGCGCGGCAAACCTCTTTCGCGCAGGCTATAAATTAGGAACAAGATACCGGATTTTCATCGTGACCATGGGCAAGTCGCTGATTTACCTCATATTTGTAGGACACGGAAATGGCCTTTGACGACAAATCAGAAATCATTGCGCATTTTATCGGTATATTTAACACCAATACCGAAGCCGCCCGTTTACGTTCGGATTATGACAAATTCCGCGCCGAGGTTAAGAAAACCGATGGGCCAAATGACTTGATGAATGTCAACGTCAAGGTGACCAGCCCTTATGCGGAAACCGGATTTCAACCGGGTTTGAACATAAACAATTATTCCTATTCCGCACAATTCAACGTCGCTGCCCCCGCCCATTCACTGCAAGACGCCGGGGTGAAGGCGCTGAACATCCAGAAAATTGCTCTGGGCACCCTGCCCGATCTGCCACTGGATTCACAGATCGGCGGCTTTGGTGTCTATAGTTTCACATATTTCCTCCATCCTCCTTCTTCCGTTGCCACGATAAATATCCAGCAAAACCTGCTGGTTGACGATGATGTCTTTGCCAACGTCGATCTGGGGGTCGAATTTGTTAACCCGGCTGCCTTTCACGCCGCAGTGAACGCACTGGCGACCACGGCCGAAACCTTGCAGATCGTGCAAATTCCGGACCTGCCGGAAAACGGGGACGCCATCGCGCAAAATGCGCTTGCCACAGTTGAAGTCCTTGCCAACGCGACCGCCCCCGAAATGGAGGGTGCCACGATTGATCTGGTGCATGGGCAGGACGCGGTCGGAATTGTCGAAAACGGAAACTCAACAGACGAAGTCAGCAACCTGAGAGACGCCATGCCCGAGGTGAAGCAAACACCGGAAAGCGTGGAAACCCAGGACGATGCCCCCGGTCACGTTGTCAATACCGGTGGTTCGACGATGGTTAACCAGGCGGTTGTAACAACCAACTGGCTGGACGCCCCCGTCATTGCGGTGATGGGCGATTATATTTCGGTCAGCGCCGTTGGTCAGGTCAACGTCTGGAATGATACCGATACGACAAACATTGCAGCGGGCGCCGTGATCTCGTCTACAACTCACGGGATGAACACTTCGACGATCACCACCGTTGCAAATGCCGTCGCTGAAAGCGGATATACAGGAGGGCCTGAAACCGTCGTCGTCACGCGAATTGAAGGGAATGTGGTTAATGTAAACTACATCCAGCAATACAATTTTGCCTATGACAATGATGTTGTCAGCGTCACCTTTTCAGCGACGGAAACCTATCTTGAACTGTCGGACAACACGCTGATCAATATGGCCGACCTGGTCGAGCTGGGCTTTCAGTATGATCTGATCGTGATTGGCGGTAATATGATCGATTTGTGGGTGATCTCGCAAACCAATGTTATGCTGGATACCGACAGCATCCACGTCGAAGGCAGCTTCTCGGGCAATATTGACGGGTCCGACAACCTGCTTTGGAACGAGGCGCTGATTTATCAAAGCGGTGTAAATACCATCGAGGATATGACGGATTCCTATGCCAACACGGCTATGACGCTTGAAAGCGGGTCGGACAGTGTGGACGACGGTGTTCTGAACGACGAGGCAATGGATGGAACACAGGTCCTGCGGGTTCTGTATATCGAAGGTGATCTGCTGGATGTGCAAGCAATCGAACAGGTCAACGTCCTTGGCGACGCCGATCAGGTCGCCCTGGCCAGCGAAACCATTCAAAGCGAGGATGGTGCGAATATCGAGGTCATTACCGGTGCGAATACACTGATCAACGTTGCCTCCATCATAGATTTAGGAATTGATTCAACCATTTACGTCGGCGGTGACCAATATTCGGACGCGATGCTGTATCAGGCTGGATTTGTTTCAACCGAGGATCCTCTGGTTGTCAGCGATACATCCGGACTGGCCAGCGAAGCGGTGCTGTTTCTGGCCGATGACATGATCGAAAGCCCGCAAACCGGCAGCGACGCAGATTTTGCGCCGGTCATCTCCAACGAGCCACCTGCCGATGTGATGCAGTCGGTCTTGGCCTAGAAAAACAGACGGGCAGGAAAGAAGGGTTGAACAGTGAAAGATACAAATGAATATCCCGCAGATGGCACAGATGATACACCACCGGTGTTTCGCAGTGGCCGCGTAAAGGCACCCCTTCGGCTAACCCCCGATCAGCGCGTTGCCCGCGCACCTGATACAGCCCGCAAAAGCGGGGACAGCGGCGATGGCGGCGCAGGAAAACTGGGCACCACAATCAACGGCAAATCCGGTGTGCCGGCCGCAGGTGCGGGCGGCGGTGGCGGCGGCGACAACCGCAAATTCCACAAGCGCACCGATCCGGCCGGGTTTGAAACCAATCTGAAACGCGGTATCCGCGCTGTTCGGCGCAACCTGTTTCTGGTTGGCCTGTTCACGCTGGCCACCAATGTTCTGGTCCTGTCGATCCCGATCTACCTGTTCCAGATTTCCGACCGCGTATTGACCAGCCGGTCGCTTGATACGTTGCTGATGCTGACTTCGGTTATCGTCGGAGCGGTGATCCTTCAGGCCATTCTGGATGCCGTGCGCCGGTTTATCCTGATGCGCACCGCGGTCGAAGTGGCGGTTCAACTTGGCTCGCCCATTCTTAGTGCCGCAGCACGGGCGGCCCTGCACAGTTCGGGCCGCGAATACCAGACATTGGGCGACCTGCAACAATTGCGCGCCTTTCTGGTATCGGGCACATTGCTGTCCTTTCTGGATGTGCCCTTTGCCCCGCTATTTATCATGGCAATATTCCTGATCCATCCGGATCTTGGCTATATCGTGGTGGTCACAGCGCTGATCCTGCTGGTAATCGCAATCATCAACCAAAAGATGACGGCCAAACCCTTTGCCCGCGCCAACATGCACCAGTCCAAGGCCAATCTGCATCTGGATTCCATGTCGCGCAACAGCCAGATCATCAACGCACTGGCCATGATTCCCGAGGCCGTTTCCATCTGGGGCCGCGACACGGCCGCCTCATTGAAAGAACAGGTGCAGGCGCAGGATCGCAACATCATCGCCTCGGCTGTGTCCCGTGCCGTGCGGCTGCTGACACAAATTGGCATACTGGGCTGGGGGGCATATTTGTCCATTCAGGGCGAACTGACCGGCGGGATGGTGATTGCCGCGTCCATCATCGCCGGCCGCGCACTGGCCCCAATCGAGGGCGCGATCGAAGGTTGGAGCCACTTCCTGCTGTCGCGCAGTGCTTATGACAGGATTGCAAGTTTGCTGCGGTCATCCCCCCTGAACCACGAACGGCTGATCCTGCCCCGCCCCGAAGGTCACCTGAGCATCGAACGACTTCTTTTCGTTCCGGCAGGCACAAAAAGCGTGGTGCTGAACGGGTTCAGCTTTTCACTGCAACCGGGGGAATCCCTTGCGGTGATCGGCAATTCGGGGGCTGGCAAAACCACGCTGGGCAAAATGCTGGTCGGATCGATCCTGCCCACGTCGGGCTGTGTGCGGCTGGACCTGATGGACCTGCGCAACTGGGACCAGCGCCAGCTGGGCGAAAACATCGGCTATCTGCCGCAAGACGTGCAGCTGTTCCCCGGCACCATCAAGGACAACATCGCCAGAATGCGCCGCGATGTGCCTGACGAACTGATCCATAAGGCCGCGGTACTGGCCGATGTCCATGAAATGATCGCCAGCTTTCCGCAAGGATACGAGACCATTGTCGCCTCGGACGGCGCGCCCCTGTCAGGCGGTCAAAAACAGCGCATCGCACTGGCGCGTGCCTTCTTTGGCAACCCGCGCCTGCTGGTGCTGGACGAGCCGAACTCGAATCTGGACACCGCCGGTGATCAGGCTCTGGCCCGCGCCCTGAAACACGCGAAATCTGAAAACATCACCGTTGTGGTCATCACCCAGAAACCGTCGCTGTTAAGCGTGGTGGACAAAATTATGGTGATGGCAGGCGGCAATATCGCGATGTTCGGCCATCGGGTCGAAGTGCTCAAGGCGCTTGCCAAACGCCAGAAAGAAGAAAGCAGCGGACAGATCGGACACCCGTAACCCCGTCGCCCGAACAGGAATGAAACAATGTCGGAACTGCAACTTTACCAACAACCTCTGGACTGGTACGAGGACGTCCCCCGCCGGATCAACCGGATCGGCCTGTTCGGGCTGATGCTGATGCTGGCCGCATTTGGCGGTTTCGGCTACTGGGCCTTTCGCGCGCCTTTGGCCGCCGCCGTCATCGCGCAGGGCAGTTTTGTTGCTACCGGCAGCAACAAGGTTCTGCAACATCTGGAAGGCGGGATCATCAAGGAAATTATGGTTGCCGAAGGGGACCATGTCAAAGCGGGCCAGACGCTTGTGCTGCTGGATGATACCGCAGCCAAGACCCGCAAGACCGAACTGGTGTTACGTCTGGCGCGGCTACAGGCGATCAACGCCCGCCTGCTGGCCGAATACCAGGGGCTGGACAACCTGCCCTTTCCGGCCGACCTTCTGGTGCAGGCCAGTGATCCGAAGGTGGCCGAAATTATCGAAGGCCAGCGGATCAACTTCAGCATGTCCAGCACCAAAAAGGCCAACGACATCCGCCTGATCGAGGCCAACATCAAGGCACTGGAACAACGCATCAATGGCTATTCGATCCAGCGCGACACCCTGCAAACCCAGATCGACATCCTGAACGAGGATTACACCGCAAAATCCGAACTGTTCGACAAGGGCCTGATCCGCAAACCGGAAATCAACGCCCTGTTGCGCGCCAAGGCCGAGGGCGCGGGGCAAATCGCCCGCCTGACCGCCGAGATCGAGGAAAGCACAACCCTGATCGGCAAATACGAGCGCCAGATCGATCAGACAAAGCAGGCCTATTATCAGGCCGCACTGGATGAAATACAGTCGGTTCAGGCGGAAATAGACAGCGTCACGGAAAAGGTTTTGAATGCCACCGATGTTATGCGGCGCACCAGAATTGTCGCACCCGTTTCGGGCACCATTCTGCGCCGGTATTACAATACATCCGGCGGCGTGATCGCGGGCGGCAAACCTATCCTGGAAATTCTACCCGAAGGGGCCGACCTGATCATCGAGGTTCTGGTCAAGCGAACCGAAATCGACAGTGTCACCATCGGCCACGAGGCCACAGTGCGTCTGGTCGCCCTGAACCGGCGCACCACGCCGGTGCTGTATGGCAAGGTGTTCTATGTCTCGGCCGATGCTATACCCGACAAAAGCGCCACGGGCCGCCGCCGCGAGGTCTATCTGGCACGGGTCAGCCTGTCGCCCGAACAACTGGCCCGCGTACCGGGGTTCACCCCCACACCGGGGATGCCGGCCGAGGTATTGATCAAAACGCAGGAGCGCACGTTCTTCCAGTATCTGACCAAACCGATTGTAGATTCTATGTCGAGGGCGTTTCGCGAGGATTAGAAATATTGCTGTGCCTGCCCAACCCGTAGCGCAGGCACAGCCCGATCACCACCAGCGAAACCAGCAACCACAATCCGCCCCACATCATCGTTGCCCCGCCAAACCGGTCGGCCAGCATATAGGCATCCGAGCGCATTTCGGAGCGCGCAATCGTGTCACTGAATATATCCATCGGCACATAGATCATGCTGGTCAGCCCGACCACCCGCAACACAAGGTCATTCACATCGCGCGATAAAAACCGCGCGACGACCAACATCAAAACGCCCCCTCCGGTGATAAAAGCCAGCGCAAAAACATCGCGGATATACAGCGCGGCGATCAACAGCATGACAGCCCCCAGAACCGCCATCATGATCCGGTCGGCATGGCTGCGCACCGCCCCCAAAAACAGCAAAACCCCGATCAGCAAAGACCCCAGATATCCCGCCGACATCAGCAAAAACACATTGCCCCCGCGCGTCACCGTCACCCCACCCTGCTGTGGCGAAATGCGGATGCTTTCAACCGATCCGCCCGTTATCCAGGCGGCCAACGCATGGCTTAGCTCGTGAAAAAACACGATCAGGATTTTCAGCGGTATGATGACAGGGGTAAACCACAGCAAAAATATTGCCGCCGTGATAACAAGCATCTGCCAATGTCCACGCACCACCTTCATAGCGGCCACATGAACGGAATGATCAGGCTGGCCAGCAACCCGACCGACAGGTTCAACGGAATCCCCACCCGCATGAAATCCGTGAACTTGTAGCCCCCGGGCCCGTAAACCAGCATATTGGTCTGATAGCCAATCGGCGTTGCAAACGACGCCGAGGCCGCCACCATCACCGCCACCACCAAGGGCCGCGCATCTATCCCCATTTCAGCAGCCAAGCCGATGGCAATCGGTGTCACAACCACTGCCACGGCGTTGTTGGACACCAGTTCGGTCAGAACCGAGGTCAGCAGGTAAATCGCCCAGACAATCAGGAACGGCGGCAAGGCCCCCATATAAGGTGCCAAGGCCCGCACAATCAGCGCCACCGCGCCCGATGCCTCAAGGGCCGCACCTATGGCCAGCATGGCAAAAATCATCGCCAGCAAGCGGCCATCGACAAAGGAAAAGGCCTCGTCCGCGTCAATACATCTGGTCACCAGCACCAGCGCCACCGCCAGCACCGCCAGCAGGAAAATCGGCGCCACGCCCAGCGCCGCCAGCCCCACGATCGACAGCAGCGACAGCACCGCAACCGGCGCATGGGTGCGGCGGAACGCGCGGGCCGAGGGGTGGGAAATATCCACCAGCCCCATATCCGCCGCCAGCCGCTGAATATCCTCGGGTGCGCCTTCCAGCAACAGGGTATCGCCGACCCGCACCACCAGATCATCCAGTAGTCCGCTGATGTTCTTGTCCCGTCGATGCACCGCCAGCACATAAACACCATAGCGCCGCCGCAACCGCAAATCGCCCAGCTTGCGGCCAATCATCTTGCCCCCCGGTGTGATCAGAACCTCGACGGTTTTGGTTTCAACCGCGCTTAACTGGTCCACCCGCTTCAGGCTTTTGTTACGCTGCAACGACAGCAATTCTGTCATCGCAGTGCGCAAAACCACGCGGTCGCCGACCTGTAATACCACATCCTTCAGATTGCGCCGCAAAGATTGATCCCCGCGCAAAACGTCGATCAGGCGCACCCCGTCGCGTTTGAACAATTGCACGCTCAAAACCTCGCGCCCGATCAGATCGCTTTCCGGCGGGATCGCGGCTTCGGTAAAGAATTTCATGCGGGATTTGTCGGACAGCAGGTTCGCCAGACTGTCCCGATCCGGCAACAGACGCGGCGCGATATAGCGCAGGTAGATCATACCCCAGATCACCAGAATGATGCCCAGCGGCGTGACTTCGAAAATCGAAAACGCCTGCATCCCGTTGGCCCGCGCCACCCCGTCCACCAACAGGTTGGTCGAGGTGCCGATCAGGGTCAGCGTGCCACCCAGAATTGCCGCATAGGACAGTGGAATCAACAGCTTGCTGGCCGAAACCTTCAGTTTTTTGGCCAGTTGCACAAACACGGGGATCATCACAACGACAACCGGCGTATTCGATACCACCGCACTTGCCAGCACCACAAAAGCCATCAGTGCCCCGATCGCCACAGCGGGGCGCGTCCGGGCGTTTCGTTCGGCAATCTTTGTGAACCAGTCCAGCGCGCCGGTGCGCACCAAGGCCCCCATCACGATAAACATCGCCGCAATGGTCCAGGGCGCGGGGTTCGACAGCACCGCAAGCGCGTCGTCATAGGGCAGTATCCCCAAAGCCAGCAACACGGCAGCGCCGGCAATCGCCACCACTTCGGTCGGGAACACCTCGCGCAGGAACAGCACGAACATGCCGGCCACCACCAGCAGGGTGATCACCGCCTGCGCGGTCGGGGAAAAGGTGAACAGCGTCATTTCCATGGGCCAAGTGTTGCCCAATCAGGCCGCTTTGTCACGCGGTTGCACCAGAAAAAGGCCAAACAACATCAACGCCATCGCCCCCCAGACATAGATCGAATAGCTTTCCCCAAGAAACACCATCGAAATCAGCACCCCGAACAGTGTCACCAGATAGGCCACCTGTGCCGAGAACACCGGCCCCGCCTTGCCGATCAGCCAGACATATCCCGCATAGGCACTCCAGTTGATGACCGAGGCCGCAAGGATCGCCCACTCCGCCACTCCCCACGGATGCAGGGGGCTGATAAACTGCCCGCTGCCCAGCGCCAAAGGTATCGCCAAGGCCAGCCCGATCACCGAGGCCCCGAACAGGATCTGCAACGCATCCAGCCCCCGCGCGCCATACCACGTCAGGAAATTGCCCTCGCAGGCATATAAAAAAGGCGCCATCGCCGCGACCAGCACATAGATCACCTTGGTGCCCCCGGGCAGGCTGGTGTCCGGCCCGACCAGCAAAAACACCGCCACCGCACCGCAAAAGGTGCCGAACAGCCGGATCACCGACAGTTTTTCAAACCCCAGCATCAGCGCAACCGGCATGGAAAACAGCGGCACCAGCGCGATGATCACCGAAATAATGCCCGCCGGCAGCTCTTTGGCGGCGGTGATGGAAAACCAGTTCGGCACCACTGTGCCCAATAACGCAACCCCCAGAAACAGAATGAAATAGCTGGGCGACAGCGTTAACCGGCGCCCGCGCAACAGTGTCAGGATACCGGCCAGCAACAACCCTACCAGCATTTGCCAGGCCAGAATTCCGAAAGGTTTATAGCCGGTGGAAACGGCAATCTTGGTCAGCGGAAACACCGCCCCCCATGCCGCGCCCATCAGGACCAGCGCCAGATAATACAATGGAACCGGCTTCACCCCGTTGGCCCCGATTGCTGCAACCGGCCA is a window encoding:
- a CDS encoding SLC13 family permease, translating into MTLFTFSPTAQAVITLLVVAGMFVLFLREVFPTEVVAIAGAAVLLALGILPYDDALAVLSNPAPWTIAAMFIVMGALVRTGALDWFTKIAERNARTRPAVAIGALMAFVVLASAVVSNTPVVVVMIPVFVQLAKKLKVSASKLLIPLSYAAILGGTLTLIGTSTNLLVDGVARANGMQAFSIFEVTPLGIILVIWGMIYLRYIAPRLLPDRDSLANLLSDKSRMKFFTEAAIPPESDLIGREVLSVQLFKRDGVRLIDVLRGDQSLRRNLKDVVLQVGDRVVLRTAMTELLSLQRNKSLKRVDQLSAVETKTVEVLITPGGKMIGRKLGDLRLRRRYGVYVLAVHRRDKNISGLLDDLVVRVGDTLLLEGAPEDIQRLAADMGLVDISHPSARAFRRTHAPVAVLSLLSIVGLAALGVAPIFLLAVLAVALVLVTRCIDADEAFSFVDGRLLAMIFAMLAIGAALEASGAVALIVRALAPYMGALPPFLIVWAIYLLTSVLTELVSNNAVAVVVTPIAIGLAAEMGIDARPLVVAVMVAASASFATPIGYQTNMLVYGPGGYKFTDFMRVGIPLNLSVGLLASLIIPFMWPL
- a CDS encoding M50 family metallopeptidase, producing the protein MLVITAAIFLLWFTPVIIPLKILIVFFHELSHALAAWITGGSVESIRISPQQGGVTVTRGGNVFLLMSAGYLGSLLIGVLLFLGAVRSHADRIMMAVLGAVMLLIAALYIRDVFALAFITGGGVLMLVVARFLSRDVNDLVLRVVGLTSMIYVPMDIFSDTIARSEMRSDAYMLADRFGGATMMWGGLWLLVSLVVIGLCLRYGLGRHSNISNPRETPST
- a CDS encoding HlyD family type I secretion periplasmic adaptor subunit — encoded protein: MSELQLYQQPLDWYEDVPRRINRIGLFGLMLMLAAFGGFGYWAFRAPLAAAVIAQGSFVATGSNKVLQHLEGGIIKEIMVAEGDHVKAGQTLVLLDDTAAKTRKTELVLRLARLQAINARLLAEYQGLDNLPFPADLLVQASDPKVAEIIEGQRINFSMSSTKKANDIRLIEANIKALEQRINGYSIQRDTLQTQIDILNEDYTAKSELFDKGLIRKPEINALLRAKAEGAGQIARLTAEIEESTTLIGKYERQIDQTKQAYYQAALDEIQSVQAEIDSVTEKVLNATDVMRRTRIVAPVSGTILRRYYNTSGGVIAGGKPILEILPEGADLIIEVLVKRTEIDSVTIGHEATVRLVALNRRTTPVLYGKVFYVSADAIPDKSATGRRREVYLARVSLSPEQLARVPGFTPTPGMPAEVLIKTQERTFFQYLTKPIVDSMSRAFRED
- a CDS encoding DMT family transporter, producing MKPVPLYYLALVLMGAAWGAVFPLTKIAVSTGYKPFGILAWQMLVGLLLAGILTLLRGRRLTLSPSYFILFLGVALLGTVVPNWFSITAAKELPAGIISVIIALVPLFSMPVALMLGFEKLSVIRLFGTFCGAVAVFLLVGPDTSLPGGTKVIYVLVAAMAPFLYACEGNFLTWYGARGLDALQILFGASVIGLALAIPLALGSGQFISPLHPWGVAEWAILAASVINWSAYAGYVWLIGKAGPVFSAQVAYLVTLFGVLISMVFLGESYSIYVWGAMALMLFGLFLVQPRDKAA
- a CDS encoding type I secretion system permease/ATPase, giving the protein MKDTNEYPADGTDDTPPVFRSGRVKAPLRLTPDQRVARAPDTARKSGDSGDGGAGKLGTTINGKSGVPAAGAGGGGGGDNRKFHKRTDPAGFETNLKRGIRAVRRNLFLVGLFTLATNVLVLSIPIYLFQISDRVLTSRSLDTLLMLTSVIVGAVILQAILDAVRRFILMRTAVEVAVQLGSPILSAAARAALHSSGREYQTLGDLQQLRAFLVSGTLLSFLDVPFAPLFIMAIFLIHPDLGYIVVVTALILLVIAIINQKMTAKPFARANMHQSKANLHLDSMSRNSQIINALAMIPEAVSIWGRDTAASLKEQVQAQDRNIIASAVSRAVRLLTQIGILGWGAYLSIQGELTGGMVIAASIIAGRALAPIEGAIEGWSHFLLSRSAYDRIASLLRSSPLNHERLILPRPEGHLSIERLLFVPAGTKSVVLNGFSFSLQPGESLAVIGNSGAGKTTLGKMLVGSILPTSGCVRLDLMDLRNWDQRQLGENIGYLPQDVQLFPGTIKDNIARMRRDVPDELIHKAAVLADVHEMIASFPQGYETIVASDGAPLSGGQKQRIALARAFFGNPRLLVLDEPNSNLDTAGDQALARALKHAKSENITVVVITQKPSLLSVVDKIMVMAGGNIAMFGHRVEVLKALAKRQKEESSGQIGHP